From the genome of Psychroserpens ponticola, one region includes:
- a CDS encoding helix-turn-helix domain-containing protein, which yields MTNQKTIAVLPFVNISNTIDNEYFCDGITEEIINALAKIKDLLVTSRTSSFYFKNKKVTSHAIREKLNVATFIEGSVRVSRNKMRITVQMIDAENDFHFWSETFDRQVGDIFAVQDEISLFIAERLREYIGHIEIEDKLVEPLDVPVAIYREYLKGRYFLMKLGYDNTCKAIEIFEDIIKKAPNFPNSYLDINQGYTYMGTMGLLPAFEAYKKAQPYLQKALELDPYSSRSQLNLSWIECWQNWNLKKAYEHANNALEMQPTDDIYLTISNFLTVEGKLDAARNYLDKALQLDPYAAINHHYKGFLYYLKEEYDSAIPYLKKALDLDPMLPFPPIYLGISLLMLGKSNEALAYFGSLKGISVIDLTKLGGETMCYAKLNETEKCNDGLKELETYLTTALVDKALTFLILVNALLGNNEKVVDLIEQAYNSRLPLILILNPSPILKPIKNHKRFKEIMLRAIPDNNNYKFSKKYKQSLLSDVEINRYSTDLEQIMMDYKLYLNPDLSLKDLASYLELPANYVSQLLNQGFQKNFAEYINIYRVEEFKDRIILEENSELTIMAVAYDSGFNSKTVFNTFFKKIEGITPNTYLKNSKAN from the coding sequence TTGACCAACCAAAAAACAATAGCAGTATTACCCTTTGTCAATATAAGCAATACTATTGATAATGAATATTTCTGCGATGGTATTACCGAAGAAATTATTAATGCACTGGCAAAAATTAAGGATTTGTTAGTAACGTCTAGAACTTCTTCTTTTTATTTTAAAAATAAAAAAGTTACCTCTCATGCAATAAGAGAAAAATTAAATGTTGCAACCTTTATTGAAGGAAGTGTTAGAGTCTCTCGCAATAAAATGAGAATCACGGTTCAGATGATTGATGCCGAAAATGATTTTCACTTTTGGTCCGAAACTTTTGACAGACAAGTGGGTGATATTTTTGCTGTACAAGATGAAATTAGTCTTTTTATAGCTGAAAGACTAAGAGAATATATTGGTCATATTGAAATTGAAGATAAGCTCGTTGAGCCACTAGATGTTCCCGTAGCTATTTACAGAGAATACCTTAAGGGTCGGTATTTTTTAATGAAATTAGGTTATGATAATACGTGTAAGGCAATTGAAATATTTGAAGACATTATTAAAAAAGCACCAAATTTCCCAAATTCTTATCTTGATATTAATCAAGGCTATACGTATATGGGAACCATGGGGCTTTTACCTGCATTTGAAGCATACAAAAAGGCCCAGCCTTATTTACAGAAAGCCTTAGAACTTGATCCCTATTCATCAAGGTCTCAATTGAATTTGTCTTGGATAGAATGTTGGCAAAATTGGAATCTGAAGAAGGCTTATGAACATGCTAATAATGCTTTAGAGATGCAACCAACAGATGATATTTACTTAACCATTTCCAACTTTTTAACAGTAGAAGGAAAATTAGATGCAGCACGTAATTACCTTGATAAAGCGTTACAGTTAGACCCTTATGCGGCCATAAACCATCATTATAAGGGGTTTTTGTATTACTTGAAAGAAGAATATGACTCTGCAATACCTTATCTGAAAAAAGCATTGGATTTAGATCCTATGCTACCCTTTCCACCAATTTATTTAGGAATTAGTTTATTAATGCTAGGTAAATCAAATGAAGCTTTGGCATATTTTGGTTCACTGAAAGGTATTTCTGTGATAGACCTTACCAAATTAGGAGGTGAAACCATGTGTTATGCAAAGCTCAATGAAACGGAAAAGTGCAATGATGGATTAAAAGAATTAGAGACTTATTTAACAACAGCACTTGTAGATAAGGCACTTACTTTTTTGATACTAGTAAATGCCTTGCTAGGTAATAATGAAAAGGTAGTTGATTTAATAGAACAAGCATACAATAGCCGTTTGCCTTTAATTTTAATATTAAATCCATCACCAATTCTTAAGCCAATAAAAAATCACAAAAGGTTTAAAGAAATAATGCTTAGAGCAATTCCAGATAACAACAATTATAAGTTTTCAAAAAAGTATAAGCAATCACTGCTAAGTGATGTTGAAATTAATAGATATTCAACTGATCTCGAACAAATAATGATGGATTATAAACTGTATTTAAACCCAGACCTGTCATTAAAGGATCTAGCATCTTATCTCGAACTTCCAGCAAATTATGTATCTCAATTGTTAAATCAAGGTTTTCAAAAAAACTTCGCCGAATATATTAATATTTATAGAGTTGAAGAATTTAAAGACCGCATAATTCTAGAGGAAAATAGCGAGTTAACCATAATGGCTGTTGCCTACGATAGTGGTTTTAATTCTAAAACAGTCTTCAATACGTTTTTTAAAAAGATTGAAGGAATCACACCCAACACTTATCTTAAAAATAGTAAAGCCAATTAG